From Halotia branconii CENA392, the proteins below share one genomic window:
- the mfd gene encoding transcription-repair coupling factor — translation MAFSSIVRALGRSPLSTELLTKLNRQQDLRLNGISRLPKGLVASALAQNSGKNLFVVVPTLEEAGRVYAQLEMMGWQTVHFYPTSEASPYEPFDPETEMTWGQMQVLADLVSSQWSVVSGQLPQTTNNGQTTKIAVVATAGALQPHLPPPAAFTPFCFTLKPGMEFNLKTFSEKITTLGYERVPLVETEGQWSRRGDIVDIFPVSSELPVRLEWFGDEIEKIREFDPATQRSAVDKIDQVILTPTSFAAIFAEKLQNNPQFQALTAELDADLELNTANSKLLEGSRRFLGLAFEKPASLLDYLSENTLIAIDEPEQCHAHSDRWVENAQEQWSVVSDQRCTELVEVLSVVSGLPKIHRSFDECLADVAKFKTLYLSELAEENSGINLASRSVPVTPHQFGKLAETLRQERDRNFSIWLISAQPSRSVSLLQEHDCPAQFIPNPRDYQAIDKLNINHIPVALKYSGLAELEGFILPTFRLVVVTDREFYGQHSLATPSYIRKRRQATSKQVDPNKLRPGDYVVHRSHGIGKFVKLESLTINNETRDYLVVQYADGLLRVAADQVGSLSRFRANGDKAPELHKMTGKAWDNTKNRVRKAIKKLAVDLLKLYAARSKQEGFSYPADMPWQEEMEDSFPYQPTTDQLKAVQDVKRDMESDRPMDRLVCGDVGFGKTEVAIRAIFKAVTSGKQVALLAPTTILTQQHYHTLKERFAPYPVNVGLLNRFRSAEERRNIQKRLANGELDIVVGTHQLLGKGVSFRDLGLLVVDEEQRFGVNQKEKIKSLKTQVDVLTLSATPIPRTLYMSLSGIREMSLITTPPPTRRPIKTHLSPLNSESIRSAIRQELDRGGQVFYVVPRVEGIEETTANLREMIPGGRFAIAHGQMDESELESTMLTFSNGDADILVCTTIIESGLDIPRVNTILIEDAHRFGLSQLYQLRGRVGRAGIQAHAWLFYPKQRALSDAARQRLRAIQEFTQLGSGYQLAMRDMEIRGVGNLLGAEQSGQMDAIGFDLYMEMLEESIREIRGQEIPKVDDTQIDLNLTAFIPADYIPDLDQKMSAYRAVAGVKSKEELTQIAAEWSDRYGTLPVPANQLLRVMELKQLAKKLGFSRIKPENKQHVILETPMEEPAWNLLAANLPEHLKTRFVYSPGKVTVRGLAVMKADQQLQSLIDAMHKMQGAMGEAVVV, via the coding sequence ATGGCCTTCTCTTCTATTGTGCGTGCCTTGGGGCGATCGCCACTCAGCACTGAATTACTAACTAAACTCAATCGGCAGCAAGATTTACGGTTAAATGGCATCTCTCGCTTACCTAAAGGTTTGGTGGCTTCGGCATTAGCGCAAAATTCCGGCAAAAATTTATTTGTAGTAGTGCCAACTCTAGAGGAAGCCGGACGCGTTTACGCACAACTGGAGATGATGGGATGGCAAACTGTACATTTTTATCCCACCTCCGAAGCGTCTCCTTACGAACCTTTTGACCCCGAAACGGAAATGACTTGGGGACAAATGCAGGTTTTAGCGGATTTGGTCAGTAGTCAGTGGTCAGTTGTTAGTGGTCAGTTGCCACAAACAACTAATAATGGACAAACGACAAAAATAGCCGTTGTCGCTACTGCTGGGGCGCTACAACCTCATCTACCACCTCCGGCAGCCTTTACACCATTTTGCTTTACCCTGAAGCCAGGGATGGAATTTAACCTCAAGACCTTCAGCGAAAAAATCACCACTTTGGGGTATGAACGAGTGCCTTTGGTGGAAACAGAAGGACAGTGGAGTCGGCGCGGTGATATTGTTGACATTTTCCCAGTTTCATCGGAGTTGCCAGTACGACTGGAATGGTTTGGTGATGAAATCGAGAAAATCCGGGAGTTTGATCCAGCAACTCAACGTTCTGCTGTTGACAAAATTGACCAAGTTATTCTAACTCCTACTAGTTTCGCCGCCATTTTTGCGGAAAAACTGCAAAATAATCCTCAGTTTCAAGCTTTAACGGCTGAGTTAGATGCTGATTTGGAACTTAATACCGCAAACTCAAAGTTACTGGAAGGTAGCCGTCGTTTTTTGGGATTAGCCTTTGAAAAACCAGCTTCTTTACTGGACTATTTGAGCGAAAATACTTTAATTGCGATTGACGAACCAGAACAATGTCATGCTCATAGCGATCGCTGGGTAGAAAATGCACAAGAACAGTGGTCAGTTGTCAGTGATCAGCGATGCACTGAGCTTGTCGAAGTGTTGTCAGTTGTCAGTGGATTGCCAAAAATCCATCGGTCTTTTGATGAATGTTTGGCTGATGTTGCCAAATTTAAAACGTTATATTTATCGGAACTGGCGGAAGAAAATAGCGGCATTAATTTAGCAAGTCGGTCTGTACCAGTTACACCGCACCAGTTTGGTAAGCTGGCAGAAACACTCAGGCAAGAACGCGATCGCAATTTTTCGATCTGGTTGATTTCTGCTCAGCCTTCCCGTTCTGTTTCTTTATTACAAGAACATGACTGTCCGGCGCAATTTATCCCCAACCCCCGTGATTATCAAGCAATTGATAAGCTAAATATCAACCATATACCAGTCGCCCTGAAATATTCTGGTCTGGCGGAACTTGAAGGATTTATTCTACCGACGTTCCGCTTGGTAGTCGTTACTGATCGTGAATTTTATGGGCAACATTCCCTAGCGACACCTAGCTATATCCGCAAGCGCCGCCAAGCTACCTCTAAGCAAGTAGACCCCAACAAGCTGCGTCCAGGTGATTATGTAGTTCACAGAAGTCACGGTATCGGTAAATTCGTTAAGTTAGAAAGTCTAACTATTAACAATGAAACCCGTGATTATTTGGTAGTACAGTATGCTGACGGTTTACTGAGAGTCGCCGCTGACCAAGTAGGTTCTTTATCCCGATTCCGCGCCAATGGCGATAAAGCCCCAGAACTGCACAAGATGACTGGTAAAGCTTGGGATAATACCAAAAACCGAGTCCGCAAAGCGATCAAAAAGTTGGCGGTGGATTTGCTCAAACTTTATGCTGCAAGATCCAAACAAGAAGGTTTTTCCTATCCCGCAGATATGCCTTGGCAAGAGGAAATGGAAGATTCTTTTCCCTATCAACCGACAACAGACCAGCTAAAAGCTGTGCAAGATGTGAAGCGAGATATGGAAAGCGATCGCCCAATGGATCGTTTGGTATGCGGTGATGTCGGTTTTGGCAAAACAGAAGTGGCAATTCGCGCTATTTTCAAAGCTGTCACCTCTGGTAAACAAGTTGCACTTTTAGCACCGACAACTATTCTCACGCAACAACACTATCACACCCTCAAAGAACGCTTTGCTCCTTACCCTGTCAACGTCGGCTTACTTAATCGCTTCCGCAGTGCTGAAGAACGCCGCAATATTCAAAAACGATTGGCAAACGGTGAATTAGATATAGTTGTCGGCACACACCAACTTTTAGGCAAAGGTGTATCCTTTCGTGATTTGGGACTGTTGGTGGTGGATGAAGAACAGCGATTTGGCGTTAACCAAAAAGAGAAAATTAAAAGCCTGAAAACTCAAGTTGATGTACTTACCCTTTCTGCGACTCCTATTCCCCGTACCCTATATATGTCTTTATCCGGGATTCGGGAAATGAGTTTGATTACTACCCCACCTCCTACCAGAAGACCAATTAAAACCCATCTTTCACCGCTGAACTCCGAAAGCATCCGCAGTGCAATTCGTCAAGAATTAGACAGAGGCGGACAGGTATTTTATGTTGTGCCACGAGTTGAAGGCATCGAAGAGACAACAGCCAATCTACGAGAAATGATACCAGGAGGCAGATTTGCGATCGCCCACGGTCAAATGGATGAAAGCGAGTTGGAATCAACGATGCTGACTTTCAGCAATGGCGATGCAGATATTTTGGTATGTACGACAATTATTGAATCTGGCTTAGATATTCCCCGCGTCAACACCATTTTAATTGAAGATGCTCACCGCTTTGGTTTATCGCAACTGTATCAATTGCGTGGTCGTGTAGGACGTGCAGGTATACAAGCTCATGCTTGGTTATTTTATCCCAAGCAACGGGCATTATCTGACGCGGCACGACAAAGGTTACGGGCAATTCAAGAATTTACTCAGCTAGGTTCTGGCTATCAGTTAGCGATGCGCGATATGGAAATTCGGGGTGTGGGTAACTTGCTGGGTGCAGAACAATCTGGTCAAATGGATGCGATCGGTTTTGATTTGTATATGGAAATGCTGGAAGAATCAATTCGGGAAATTCGCGGTCAAGAAATTCCCAAAGTTGATGATACGCAAATTGACCTTAACCTCACAGCATTTATTCCCGCAGATTACATCCCTGATTTAGACCAAAAGATGAGTGCATACCGGGCAGTAGCCGGAGTGAAATCAAAAGAAGAATTAACTCAAATTGCTGCCGAATGGAGCGATCGCTATGGTACTTTACCTGTCCCAGCTAATCAATTGTTACGGGTAATGGAACTTAAACAATTAGCGAAAAAGTTAGGATTTAGCCGCATCAAACCAGAGAATAAACAACATGTAATTTTAGAAACCCCAATGGAAGAACCTGCTTGGAATTTATTAGCAGCGAACTTACCAGAACATCTCAAAACGCGTTTTGTTTACTCACCTGGTAAAGTTACAGTGCGCGGTTTAGCAGTGATGAAAGCCGACCAACAATTACAAAGTTTGATTGATGCAATGCATAAAATGCAAGGGGCTATGGGAGAGGCAGTTGTAGTTTGA
- a CDS encoding hemolysin family protein: MSSITFEILIILVLIIANGIFSMSEMAVVSARKVRLQQLANQGDAKARVALKLAESPNHFLSTIQIGISLIGILTGAFGGATIASRLAVYVRLVPFLAPYSEPLSFGIVVLIITYLSLIIGELVPKRLALNNPERIAAIVAIPMRALATLASPAVHLLSTSTDVIVLMLGITPSTEPQVTEEEIKILIEQGTEAGTFEEAEQDMVERVFRLGDRPANSFMTPRPDIVWLDLDDSPEENREKMAESSYSRYPVCQGGLDNVLGVIPVTDLLTQSFRGETLDLTIGLRQPVFVPESTRGLKVLEMFKQTITHIALVVDEYGVIQGLITLNDIMSEIVGDVPAEPGQDEPQAVQREDGSWLVDGMLAVEEFFELFEMEDWESDERGSYQTLGGFVITHLGRIPAAADHFEWQGMRIEVMDMDGNRVDKVLVVPAPSQVVDVTTAE, encoded by the coding sequence ATGTCCTCCATCACTTTTGAAATTTTAATCATTTTGGTATTAATTATTGCCAACGGCATTTTTTCAATGTCTGAGATGGCGGTTGTTTCGGCACGCAAGGTAAGGCTACAACAGCTTGCCAACCAAGGAGATGCTAAAGCAAGGGTGGCATTAAAACTAGCTGAGTCTCCAAATCATTTCTTATCCACTATTCAAATAGGTATTTCCCTAATTGGTATCTTAACTGGTGCTTTCGGAGGAGCAACAATTGCCAGCCGACTAGCTGTCTACGTGCGACTTGTACCGTTCTTAGCACCTTATAGTGAACCACTCTCTTTTGGGATAGTTGTTCTGATTATCACTTATTTGTCTCTCATTATTGGTGAACTAGTGCCAAAGCGTCTGGCACTAAACAACCCAGAACGGATTGCCGCGATTGTTGCTATTCCGATGCGGGCTTTAGCAACCCTGGCTTCACCAGCAGTACATCTTTTAAGTACTTCTACGGATGTGATAGTGCTAATGTTGGGCATTACTCCCTCTACTGAACCGCAAGTTACCGAAGAAGAAATTAAAATTTTAATAGAACAAGGCACGGAAGCCGGAACCTTCGAGGAAGCGGAACAGGATATGGTAGAGCGAGTCTTTCGCCTAGGCGATCGCCCCGCCAATTCTTTTATGACACCCCGTCCTGATATTGTCTGGCTAGACTTAGACGACTCTCCTGAAGAAAACCGTGAAAAGATGGCCGAAAGTTCCTATTCGCGGTATCCAGTTTGTCAAGGAGGACTCGATAATGTACTAGGTGTCATTCCTGTCACCGACTTACTAACCCAGAGTTTCCGGGGTGAAACCTTAGACTTGACTATCGGATTACGGCAACCTGTTTTTGTGCCAGAAAGCACCCGTGGTTTGAAAGTTCTGGAAATGTTTAAGCAAACTATCACTCACATAGCACTGGTAGTAGACGAATACGGTGTGATTCAAGGGTTAATTACTCTTAACGACATCATGAGCGAAATCGTCGGTGATGTACCAGCCGAACCAGGACAAGACGAACCACAAGCTGTACAGCGAGAAGATGGTTCCTGGCTTGTGGATGGGATGTTAGCTGTAGAAGAGTTTTTTGAACTTTTTGAAATGGAAGATTGGGAATCTGATGAACGAGGCAGCTACCAAACACTAGGAGGTTTTGTAATTACCCATTTGGGTCGCATCCCCGCCGCCGCAGATCATTTTGAATGGCAAGGTATGCGGATTGAGGTGATGGATATGGATGGCAACCGTGTTGATAAGGTGCTAGTTGTACCAGCGCCCAGTCAAGTAGTGGATGTAACAACAGCCGAATGA
- a CDS encoding ankyrin repeat domain-containing protein, with the protein MTENNDVLLLKAAKSGDIKQLCALLSTGAKVDADDRDGTTALMFAANLGYTEIVRSLLDAGANINLPRKRYNLTALMLAASANRLDIVQLLVSRGADVDATNEDGSTALMAAALKGYTEVVRVLLAAGAKVNFTDKDDDTALKLAVKHGHTAVVKLILQSGVDVNAQDEEGETPLTIAADLGNLHGLQALLDAGADVDLKNGDGGTALLAAAAAGHSAIAAALLNQGAQINLQDQDGETALHLSVVEGYIDVVQVLLSRGANVQIQNHLGDTPILVAALQGHSQIVEALLRFGADINSNNLSERPLLLAVSQGYIDTVKILLDYGADANIPADDGKTALIKATERKYTEIIKLLLSRGADVNFRDSAGATALMWAASAGYIEIVQILLEAGANLNFKNRGGYTALMIAEFNGYQNVVRSLQKAGAEE; encoded by the coding sequence ATGACAGAAAATAACGATGTCTTGCTACTAAAGGCAGCAAAAAGTGGCGATATCAAACAACTGTGTGCGCTACTAAGTACTGGTGCTAAGGTTGACGCGGACGATCGCGATGGAACCACTGCGTTAATGTTTGCTGCTAATTTAGGTTACACCGAAATTGTGCGATCGCTGTTGGATGCTGGGGCAAATATTAATTTGCCTCGAAAACGCTATAATTTAACGGCTTTAATGTTGGCTGCTAGTGCTAATCGGCTCGATATTGTGCAGCTTTTAGTATCTAGAGGAGCTGATGTTGATGCTACCAATGAAGATGGTAGTACAGCTTTAATGGCAGCCGCACTTAAAGGTTATACCGAAGTAGTGCGAGTTTTATTGGCAGCTGGGGCTAAAGTAAATTTCACAGATAAAGATGATGACACTGCTTTAAAACTGGCTGTGAAACATGGACATACAGCAGTTGTAAAATTAATATTACAAAGTGGTGTAGATGTCAATGCTCAAGATGAAGAAGGCGAAACGCCTTTGACCATAGCAGCAGACTTGGGAAATCTACATGGGTTGCAAGCATTGTTAGATGCAGGGGCTGATGTAGATTTGAAGAATGGGGATGGTGGAACTGCACTCCTGGCAGCAGCAGCAGCAGGGCATAGTGCGATCGCAGCTGCTTTATTAAATCAAGGCGCTCAGATTAATCTCCAAGACCAAGATGGTGAAACAGCCCTACACCTCTCTGTTGTAGAAGGCTACATAGATGTAGTGCAAGTGTTATTGAGCCGGGGTGCAAATGTGCAAATTCAAAATCACCTGGGCGATACACCAATATTGGTAGCAGCATTGCAGGGACACAGCCAAATCGTGGAAGCATTACTACGTTTTGGAGCAGATATTAATAGCAACAACCTGAGTGAAAGACCGTTGTTGCTGGCTGTATCTCAGGGATACATTGATACAGTAAAAATATTGCTAGATTATGGCGCTGATGCCAATATTCCAGCAGATGATGGTAAAACTGCTTTGATCAAAGCAACCGAACGCAAATATACAGAAATAATCAAACTGTTGCTATCAAGGGGAGCAGATGTCAATTTTCGAGACTCCGCAGGGGCGACAGCATTGATGTGGGCTGCCTCAGCTGGTTATATTGAAATTGTGCAGATATTGCTCGAAGCTGGGGCAAATTTGAATTTTAAAAACCGGGGTGGCTATACTGCTTTAATGATTGCGGAATTTAATGGATATCAAAATGTAGTAAGGAGTTTACAAAAAGCAGGAGCAGAGGAATAG
- a CDS encoding DUF4079 domain-containing protein, producing the protein MIELSPSVKFGLNFFHPLLMWVLLALSLYAAYLGLQVQRTRNAQGDEKKELIKGRYNIKHYQIGSIILAVMVTGAIGGMAVTYINNGKLFVQPHLLAGLGMTALIASSAALSPFMQKGANWARMTHILLNFVLLGLFTWQAITGVQIIQKILTKA; encoded by the coding sequence ATGATAGAACTGTCCCCTTCGGTTAAATTTGGGCTAAACTTTTTTCACCCGCTGCTTATGTGGGTACTTTTAGCATTATCACTTTATGCGGCTTACCTGGGGCTGCAAGTACAGCGTACCAGAAACGCTCAAGGAGACGAGAAAAAAGAACTAATTAAAGGTAGATATAACATCAAACACTACCAAATTGGTTCCATCATCCTGGCTGTGATGGTAACAGGTGCAATTGGAGGTATGGCGGTCACTTACATCAATAACGGTAAGTTATTTGTGCAACCTCACCTTCTAGCAGGACTTGGGATGACGGCTTTGATTGCATCTTCTGCTGCTTTGTCTCCTTTTATGCAAAAAGGGGCAAACTGGGCGCGGATGACTCACATTTTATTAAATTTTGTGCTTTTAGGGCTTTTTACTTGGCAAGCGATTACCGGCGTACAGATTATCCAAAAGATTCTCACAAAGGCATAG
- a CDS encoding DUF1997 domain-containing protein, with the protein MLLTNGEYQSFDITETVSPVASNPAAEVTPTESNVGTPTKFYGRYSDSMAMCAPKYQVAEYLDAHASWFSRCAEPMKVQPLGENGYALIIGRFGSFGYEVEPKIGLELLPQDEGVYRIRTIPIPDYHPPGYDVDYRASLQLKENCTEMTLVEWELDLVVDLHFPRFIQRLPQSLIQSTGDRLLNQIVRQVSRRLTRKVQEDFHQSLDICFSGNYKKKW; encoded by the coding sequence ATGCTTTTAACAAACGGCGAATATCAATCTTTCGATATAACAGAAACAGTGTCACCCGTAGCGTCAAACCCAGCAGCCGAAGTAACACCTACAGAATCAAATGTAGGAACACCAACCAAGTTTTACGGACGTTATAGCGACTCAATGGCAATGTGCGCCCCAAAATATCAAGTTGCTGAATATCTTGATGCTCACGCCTCATGGTTTTCGCGTTGTGCAGAACCGATGAAGGTACAACCTTTGGGTGAAAATGGTTACGCTCTGATTATTGGTCGTTTTGGCTCTTTTGGTTATGAAGTAGAGCCGAAAATTGGTTTAGAACTATTACCCCAAGATGAAGGGGTCTACCGTATTCGGACAATCCCCATTCCTGATTATCATCCGCCTGGTTACGATGTAGACTATCGGGCATCACTACAGCTAAAAGAAAATTGTACTGAGATGACGTTAGTTGAATGGGAATTGGATTTAGTAGTTGATCTACACTTTCCTAGATTTATTCAACGATTACCTCAGTCTTTGATCCAGTCTACAGGCGATCGCCTACTAAACCAAATTGTCCGTCAAGTCTCTCGCCGCTTAACTCGTAAAGTCCAGGAAGATTTTCACCAATCTTTAGATATATGCTTTTCTGGCAATTATAAAAAAAAGTGGTGA
- a CDS encoding SDR family oxidoreductase — MKAFVAGATGETGRRIVKELIARNIPVRALVRDVEQARAILPPEAELVVGDVLKPESLNAALGDSTVLLCATGAKPSFDPTGPYKVDFEGTKNLVDIAKSKGIEHFVMVSSLCTSKLFHPLNLFWLILVWKKQAEEYIQKSGLTYTIVRPGGLKNEDNTDAIVMQSADTLFDGSIPRQKVAQVCVESLLEPAARNKIVEIVAKPEATSKSFEELFQQC; from the coding sequence ATGAAAGCATTTGTAGCAGGAGCAACAGGTGAAACAGGTCGTCGCATCGTCAAAGAACTGATAGCGCGGAATATTCCTGTTAGAGCTTTGGTGAGGGATGTCGAGCAAGCTAGAGCTATTTTGCCTCCTGAAGCTGAGTTGGTAGTAGGCGATGTATTAAAGCCAGAAAGCCTAAACGCTGCTTTGGGAGACAGTACAGTTTTGCTGTGCGCTACTGGAGCAAAACCTAGCTTCGACCCTACAGGCCCTTATAAAGTAGATTTTGAAGGAACTAAAAATTTAGTGGATATCGCTAAATCTAAGGGAATTGAGCATTTTGTCATGGTTTCTTCTTTGTGTACTTCTAAGCTGTTCCATCCGTTGAACTTGTTTTGGCTAATTTTGGTTTGGAAAAAACAAGCAGAGGAATACATCCAAAAAAGTGGTCTGACTTATACGATTGTGCGTCCTGGGGGGCTAAAAAATGAAGATAACACTGATGCGATCGTGATGCAGAGTGCTGATACATTATTCGATGGTAGTATTCCTCGGCAAAAAGTCGCCCAAGTTTGCGTAGAATCGCTACTTGAACCCGCTGCACGCAATAAAATTGTTGAGATTGTTGCTAAACCAGAAGCTACCTCTAAAAGCTTTGAGGAGTTGTTTCAACAGTGTTAA
- a CDS encoding FHA domain-containing protein, translated as MQNFNKLNTTGLSLELLHVQTNTSFDLPANFAVVHIGKPNDQSPPDIDVSSLPDADVISRIHAQINVEKNNYFIKDLESSNGTFLNNVKLEPRTPYQLKLGDKIDLGQGAKVTFIFQNQQEYPQNFIPTANSTRFQSPITENNRQATVDKTTKLVGLALMVTAVVILTANIQVGILFRIPGILLCCAGVFVLFQRRVNQNLGWILIALGIAVIIFTGNIFASVNLLVILASSILFLAGYQLFTIGKVLDYDLRSLKALIKK; from the coding sequence ATGCAAAATTTCAATAAATTGAACACTACAGGGTTGAGTTTAGAGCTATTGCATGTCCAAACTAATACTTCTTTTGATCTACCAGCAAATTTTGCTGTAGTTCATATTGGTAAACCAAATGACCAAAGTCCACCTGATATTGATGTTTCTAGTTTGCCAGATGCTGATGTGATTTCTCGCATCCATGCACAAATCAATGTAGAAAAAAATAATTATTTTATTAAAGATTTAGAAAGCTCTAATGGAACATTTCTTAACAACGTCAAGCTTGAACCTAGAACTCCTTACCAATTGAAGTTAGGAGATAAAATTGACCTTGGTCAAGGTGCAAAAGTCACATTTATATTTCAAAATCAACAAGAATATCCACAAAACTTTATTCCTACTGCTAACTCTACTAGATTTCAATCTCCAATTACCGAGAATAATAGACAAGCTACGGTAGATAAGACAACGAAGCTTGTAGGCTTGGCTTTAATGGTTACAGCCGTTGTCATTTTAACTGCAAATATTCAAGTGGGGATTTTATTTCGTATTCCTGGTATTTTGCTATGTTGTGCTGGGGTCTTCGTGCTTTTTCAGCGGCGAGTTAATCAGAATTTAGGTTGGATTTTAATAGCCCTAGGGATTGCAGTAATTATATTTACTGGTAATATATTCGCGTCAGTTAATCTTTTAGTAATTTTGGCGTCATCGATTTTATTTTTAGCTGGCTACCAACTATTTACCATCGGTAAAGTTTTAGATTACGATTTGCGATCGCTCAAGGCATTAATTAAGAAGTAG
- a CDS encoding DUF4359 domain-containing protein encodes MKALTIMAYTGVAGLAVLGVTMAKTNPSQAEYEEYAVQRLTQYLKEDVCKKTSKWIENLIHSSCDKMVDSTSPRMKEVLALTTQRQDFIFFSVYRTDFKLSNWIPSYKFETVGALNNFYTYTAEQQ; translated from the coding sequence ATGAAAGCCTTGACAATTATGGCATATACGGGAGTAGCAGGACTAGCCGTATTAGGTGTGACAATGGCCAAAACTAATCCTAGTCAAGCTGAATATGAAGAGTATGCAGTACAACGACTGACCCAATACTTAAAAGAGGATGTTTGTAAGAAAACATCAAAGTGGATAGAAAATCTAATACATTCAAGTTGTGACAAAATGGTAGATTCAACTAGCCCCCGGATGAAAGAAGTTCTGGCGTTGACTACGCAAAGACAAGATTTTATTTTTTTTAGTGTTTATCGTACAGATTTCAAGCTGAGTAATTGGATACCTTCGTATAAATTTGAAACAGTAGGGGCATTGAATAACTTTTATACCTACACCGCTGAACAGCAATAA
- a CDS encoding sirohydrochlorin chelatase, which produces MSSAYLLVSHGSRDPRPEIAMQHLAGLVNHKLQKSISPPKSENIVGIAYLEMSSKPLHEQITKFAQSALAGGCNRLKIIPLFLLPGVHVMTDIPTEIALAQQTFGQDIIIDLEPHLGSKPGLEKLLTKQMATIKTQAWILLAHGSRRPGSQQPVETMAANLGAVSAYWATSGSLESRVKELIAAGKREIAILPYFLFTGGITDAIAQSVEELKLHFPTVTFQLAQPLGASAELADLIWELILYT; this is translated from the coding sequence ATGTCATCAGCGTATCTGCTGGTATCCCACGGAAGTCGTGACCCACGCCCAGAAATTGCTATGCAGCACTTAGCAGGGCTAGTGAATCACAAACTGCAAAAATCTATATCTCCACCCAAGTCTGAAAATATTGTCGGTATAGCTTATTTAGAAATGAGTTCTAAGCCTCTGCACGAGCAGATTACGAAATTTGCTCAAAGTGCTTTGGCTGGCGGGTGTAATCGCCTGAAAATCATCCCGCTATTTCTCCTACCAGGAGTTCATGTAATGACAGACATACCAACAGAAATTGCACTGGCACAACAGACTTTTGGTCAAGATATAATAATTGACCTGGAACCACATTTAGGCAGTAAACCTGGTTTAGAGAAATTGCTGACAAAGCAAATGGCTACTATCAAAACACAAGCATGGATTCTTTTAGCTCATGGTAGCCGCCGTCCTGGCTCACAACAACCAGTGGAAACAATGGCGGCGAATCTGGGAGCAGTCAGCGCTTATTGGGCTACATCTGGTAGTTTAGAATCGCGGGTAAAAGAATTAATTGCGGCTGGTAAAAGGGAAATTGCAATTTTGCCATATTTTCTATTCACAGGTGGCATCACAGATGCGATCGCCCAGTCAGTAGAAGAGTTAAAATTACATTTCCCCACTGTGACTTTCCAATTGGCTCAACCTTTGGGAGCAAGTGCAGAATTAGCCGATCTAATTTGGGAATTGATACTATACACGTAA
- the cobA gene encoding uroporphyrinogen-III C-methyltransferase: MGKVYLVGAGPGDPGLMTLKGKGLLECADVVIYDALVSPAILAMINPQAEQINAGKRMGRHSLLQAQTTHLLIEKAQDHAIVVRLKGGDPFIFGRGGEEMADLVKAGISVEVVPGITSGIAAPAYAGIPLTHRSHSSSVTFVTGHESAGKYRPQVNWQAIAHGSETIVIYMGIHNLPYIVEQLSIAGLSLETPIALVRWGTRPEQEELIGELETIVEQVEKTGFEAPAIAVIGQVVNMQSILSRCRPV, translated from the coding sequence TTGGGAAAGGTTTATTTAGTCGGTGCGGGGCCAGGAGATCCAGGATTAATGACCCTCAAAGGCAAAGGCTTGTTGGAATGTGCAGATGTAGTTATCTATGATGCCTTAGTTAGTCCGGCAATTCTGGCAATGATTAATCCCCAAGCAGAGCAAATTAACGCTGGTAAGCGGATGGGGAGACATTCACTCTTACAAGCACAAACAACCCATCTGCTAATAGAAAAAGCCCAGGATCATGCAATCGTAGTGCGGCTTAAAGGCGGCGACCCGTTTATCTTTGGTCGTGGTGGCGAAGAAATGGCAGATTTAGTCAAAGCAGGAATATCTGTAGAGGTTGTGCCGGGAATTACATCGGGGATAGCGGCTCCAGCGTACGCAGGCATACCTTTAACCCATCGATCGCATAGTTCATCGGTCACATTTGTTACAGGTCACGAGTCAGCGGGTAAGTATCGTCCACAAGTAAATTGGCAAGCGATCGCCCACGGTTCCGAAACGATTGTAATATACATGGGAATCCACAATCTACCTTATATTGTGGAACAGTTAAGTATAGCTGGACTAAGTTTAGAGACACCAATTGCTTTAGTGCGTTGGGGTACGCGACCCGAACAAGAAGAATTAATTGGTGAATTGGAGACAATTGTTGAGCAAGTTGAAAAGACAGGATTTGAAGCCCCTGCGATCGCAGTAATTGGACAAGTAGTAAATATGCAAAGTATTTTGTCTAGGTGTCGTCCAGTTTGA